The DNA region TTCTCCAAAATCACTACTTTTCTCTGCAGCTTCTCCCGAACGAAGCTCTCCCCCCATTCGGCCTTCTTCTCTTCGTCGAGCTCACTCCAATCAAATCCATCGGTTGCCTTCTCCAGCAGACGCTGTCATCTCCGAGCTGTCGATGGTaagtttctcttcctctctctttctctctcttcctcgctcttctctccctcttctccgaTTTACTGAGCATTTTTTCCTGCCCTATTTTGGCCAGCCATTATCGAATCACTTGACCAAACATCAGCTTGCTCCACGATTGGAAGGCATCGGTTCGCTCCACCATTCACGCCGGCGGTTCGAAGACCCATGAATCCGACGCTACCGTCGCCCCTGTTTGGGTaatcatcatatttttttttttgtttttctgttttgaaGATGAAATCGTATACGGTAGTCCACATTGCTTGTATTTTTTCCTGCGTTTGGGCGAGAAATTGGTGGCATAGTGTAATCTGGAAGTGCTTGGTGTCTTCTGAGATGTGTTTGACGTTGCTTGATCATGTTGTTTGGGATTTTTGCTTGACATTGTAGAAGATGTTCTGTTGTTtggctcttttatttttcttcaatgtgTTGGGAAATTTGAAAGTCTGTAGGTGTTGGGAAATTTGAAAGTCTGTAGTTGTTGGCAAGAACTCGTGCTGGTAGACCTAACAATCCTGAAATGGCAGTGAAAAATTGTTGACATGCACGAGTAAATGAATCTGTTTTGTACAACTCTCTTGAATTAATTTGCAGTTTCAACTCTCCAATCCTCTTCTCAGCTTGCTTCTTTTGTCTAATTAGTCTAAATTCTGGTTGCTAGGTAGAATCAAGCCTTGAGGATGTTTCACCACTTTTAAGGTATATTACAAGTTAACTTACTTATAAGAAAATGTTTGTTAATCTTCAAAGCTCAAGGCTTGAATTAGTGGAGATAACGTTTGATTAAAGGTTCATGtagtttatttatgtttaatttaagAAGGAAAGAGTTTGGTAGGACCGAGCTTTAACTGACAAAATGTAGTGAGCTTTCAGGTTTATATACCATCAAATGTATGTGAAGGTGGTGCTGATGGGAGTGGGGTTGACTAGAGAAACTAAAGCACTTGGTTGGGTACATCTTTGCAGAATCATCACTGTTTACAATTACCAGAGTTCATATTAGAAGTCCACAGTTGTTTTCAACATTTTTCTAATCATGTcatgtttcttaattttgttGTCTATGGTTCAAGAATGTATAATGCTTGTTATTAATTTCCCAATTTAATGGGGAGTGAACATACTACCTTCTTCCCCTATAAGCATGAAATTAGTGCAGGAAATTGTATTTAGTCTTTTATTAATCTTGGTAATTTTATTCATATGTTACAGAAAAGTTTTGTTATACTTGCATTATACAATGGACCAAAGTTGTTGCTGGCAAGCTCTCTCGCCCACTTCCCTCTGTAAAATGTCCCCTCTGCAAGGTTCAGTTTGATCTATTGTTCTTTCAGACTACTACACCCTGGTtgggtttctttttttctttcttttccagctTCGAAAGTACTGTGTTCCCAAGttgttcctttatttatttatttaataaagttattaattaatatattaagtgtatttgtaaaatattaaaaaaaaatatattattaaaatatataatattttattattgtttagaCTTCAAGatagctagtccaatgtggaCTAATCTAtctaaaaatctattttagaTAGATTTGTTGACATTCTAGCTAAATTATGGACATGGCAATGGCTCTTAGATCAATTTCCATCCTTTAAAATTTCATCTTTGGTCAGTTCTATTCTTTTCCAAAAACCGAACCGAGTAGATCAATTTACAGCCCTATTTGAAAGATTCTTTATCACATTGGAGGCATCCCccgacctttttttttttttttggcaatttgAGACGTTTTGTTGCTGCCGTTCACTAGTATTACAAAATAGGCAAAAGACATTTTGCCACAATTTTCCTGAAATTTGCCGTGAGTTGTAATTGCGGCAAAAAGCCACAACAAAAAATAgcacaataattatttaaagaaaCTAAAATGAACTTAAAGCCCAGTGAAAGGAACAATCCGAAAGATTTTCACTAGAAAAAAAAGTCTATGTCTCTCTCAATACCGCGGTTTTGATTTCAAGCTTGATCTCCTAAATGCTGCCTCACCCATGGGAATGAAAGGGAAAAGGCACGAGGGCTTCAACGACGGGAGAGAAAAGGCATAATGGAACCCTAGTAGAAGAGAAAAGGCACAAGGTGGAAATCGACAGAATTTCCTAGCAGGAGGAAGAAACCAACATTCGATAGAACATATAGAAAAAATCTAGGGAAGAGATATGTTTCAGTTTCTGGATGGAAGAAACAAATTTTTAATGGTTTTGATTGAGCTACAGCGACCATCAACAGGTATAACTGAAGGAGCTGATGTAACTAAGGTGCAGTTtcaatagtgagatgagataagatagttttatatgaaaattgaaagttgaataaaatattgttagaatattatttttttaatattattattattttgagatttgaaaatgttgaattgtttattatattttgtatgagaatttgaaaaaattgtaatgaagaaatgagatgagataaaatcatttctctaGCCAAACTAAGCCTAAAAGTCATTGCATTAAGCTCAGAATGGTGCACATCTGTCCCAGTGGCCACTGATGCTGCTCTACCATGCACATGACAGGTGAAACTCTGCCACGAGGCAGCGACGCCCATCGGCACAGTGCAACATGCAATGTCAGTGCGCCTCACTACAATGGGGCGAGGAGCTTACTTGGAAATAGAAGGAGCACTTAGCTATGGCTAGATCTACAACGCAAAAAGGTGTTACAGCAAACCATGTAGACGCTGCGTGCACTAGTTGGGTGCAGCCCAAAGCATAGGTGATGAAGGTTCATCATTGCACGCTATGCTGAGTAGTGAGGCAGTGCCACCATGGTCTTCTGTTGCTGCTAAGAGATGTGGTAGTGCCGCTGAGAGGGTGGCGGCATAGCCAATTTTTCTATTACAAGAATAGTAACCCTATACGGGTGAAGAAGAAGCACTATGTGGGTTATTTGTGGTGAACAAGGGTATTGATTTTCACTTCTACTGCATACTTCTTCATCCCCTATTTAGACCCTTTTGATACCCTCTTAATAGAAAAGAAGATATTTGAGTCAATTAAAAATCCTTTATAAATGCCACCAAATCCTCCCTAACCTAGCTTTTCTTcatccataaaattataaaaacaagcCTATAACTAGCACAATGCGTGGATCGTTGTATATAAGGGAGAGATCTAAAGAGAGACAGGGTTTTatagtggagaaattcaaaatagtttatagggcgatttattttgatgaaacaaTATAAAAGTTGAATTAGTGCCTTTGAGTGGAGTCTAGAATCAGTTTATAtctttatatgtaaaaaaagaaataaaacttaaaagttACAACAGTTCATAATGAAACACtgcttttaaaatgattacCGCTTCATAAACATAACACTTCAAGattccattttttattctaattattgCCAACAATAGCCTACTTTTCAAGCTAGAATGCCACGTCGAAGTcatatgaaataatataaaggTTGACGAAACAATATAAAGGTTGAAATAGTACCTTTGGGTAGAGTCTTGAATCGGTTTATATCATTATAtgtaagaaaagaaatgaaacttaAAAGTTACAATAGTTTATAATgaaacatttcttttaaaaggaTTATCGTTTCATAAACATAACActtcaagattttattttttattctaattattgCCAACAATAGGCTACTTTTATGGGTAGAATGCCACGTCGAAGTCATATGACTCcgcttttatatatagtaatagatATCCGtatttttttggatattttaaaacatcattgtataaaaatatatgttaaCATCGTGTTTCGTACGCCCTTTGGCTGAGTCGCTCAGCCGGTCCTGGTCTTCACTCAAATTGGATCCTGAGACAAGAAAGGGGTGGCCCTGTGGTGGCCCAGGGAACCTCCGATGCCAAAGATAGTATAGAGATCaaaatgttttaaagaagaagacAATAATGGAGTATAATTCACAAAAGACATGGGTTCAACCTTCTCTACCTTGCGATTCGGGGCGACCTCTATACTTGATCCTTTAGGTTAGGTGGGCCATACCCTGTGTTCTGGGGCAGAGGGACACCTCCCCTTAGAGTCTCATCCGCCATGATGCATATAATGTGGCGTAGTTTTCTTGATGTCAATCATTTAATGTGGTGTGGGTCTCTAGCAAAGTTGTCTGGTGCCGTCTCTTCCCATTTTTCTCGATCATGGTTTCTTGTGTCCTTCTGCAATATCCCATCTCCATGTTGATGATTACCTCCAACTTGCACGGGTCTAGAGCCCACCCGACTCATATGGGTCTGGGACCCACCCCGGACTACTAGAGGGGGCCGTTCTGGGCTTGGTTCAACGTTCCCACGGCTCATGGGGCCTGACGATGTAATGGTTCCGAGACAGTGTTATGGGCTATTAGCCCTGACAAAAATACCCTCTAAcaatatgtgtatatattgtTACTCGTTTCAAGGATTTCATAGATAATTTCTGAGCATCTTTTTAGCAAGATTTTAGATGGATTGACTTCTATTTTTCGGATAAAAAGTAACATATACTCTTTTGACTTTTGAGTAACTATTATACATTCCTGGAATATGGACACAGGATAATCTATTATCTTTTGTTATATGATTCTATTAAATAAGTTTtaataattcttaaaaaaaaaatttaattaatggtATCTCAGCGCATGAAATACCTTTTCGAGTTTAATTagccatcttttcttttccatatcTCCAACTTGAACACTCTTTCAACTGCATACTCTTCAGAAAGCCTAGGAAGTCTTCATACTTTTAGCATATCATCCCAATATGGATCGCATCATTTTGCAGTTTATTTGATTGTGTAATCTTCGCCTCTTAGGGCTAAGTAATTATTCATTTACGCTTTATGACCATATATGTAAAGCTAACTCGATGAGACTTTCAATggtttacataaaataaaatgctgaAGCTAATCCCAAGGGtacttcatataaaaaaattatgctctTACTAATGATGGAATGATATGATAACACATTCTTTCCCTTGAAACGATGTCAAATCCATCCCATGTGCGCAATCTGGGGCTATTAGGTTGTTCGTATAAGTACATTATAATACGCAAATCACAGGAAGAAAGCACAtgtatatttataaaactttattaatcttataatattaaGTCTTCGTAAACTATATTAAGTCTTATTTATGGTGGAGGAAAATccttcaaaacaaaagaaactccCTTTACAACCCAAACGTACTACCCAACAACATACTATCATAAACGACACCGTACATATGCCATACCCATTTTGTTTAACTTGTGAAAACCTCTCAAGTCATGTGGCAACTGAACAGCATCTAAAAACAAAGAATCCTCCCCAATACTCCAACCATTGACAATTCATCGGCAACTTTGTTCCCTTCTCTAAACAaatgcttgatagagaaatcAAAACTATCTAACAAGTtcattgttgaacccaaggtttcaagtttcgtgtaattatatatctacacatagattttgatgataacaaacgaattcaaagaataaaggagtctcaaactcaagttctctacacaatagaatcaagcacatcaaggaaccaagcacgagcaagaagggaacaagttcacattaaaactcatagagtaattttgtacatttcttgaaaaattcaaaattatgataaaggatcgaaattaatattttatcataaaacattaaaatacatttttcacatgtgcatgaatattttgaaatttttgaaagatgattgattgtcatcttttacatatgcatgctttatttgaatattttcaaaagtgattgatacttttttacttatgccaaatgtagatgattttgtttgaaaaatttgaaaagtaaatagtactTCTTTTGTTATATACGAagagtaaaaagattaggtttcaaatttttgaaaagtgaaagatattgtctttgacaaatgaaaaaaaaaaagaaatttttatttaaattttttgaaaaatgaatgatgttgtctttgacaattgaaaaagaagaatcttttatttgaattttttgaaaaagtgaatgatgttgtctttgacatgtaaatctttttaaatttgaatatgaagtttcatatgcctataaataaatcatttgagcgcttcaaatttacaacaccaatAGCATACTCATATCATTACAAGTCTTGCAACATTcattaaaatctttcaatctctcttttataagtattgagccttcatcctttttcattttgagaaagatatagtttgcgctgtattgttcttatttcattcattgaggagtattctctgataacctacccactatcagtaaaatggtgtatataacccttatacgtgtagaaagtattctacacagggaatatttgaatcaccacgtgtaaggtgattacaagtgtagaaagtgttctacatggatcctttgtagcggtgttgttcaaatgtataataggtttctatctccacctgaaagagattgaatagtaaatttggagatcctcaaagagtagcttgaggcgaggacgtaggcagtgaagCCTAACTTCGTTAACATTCTAAGTTTGTTTCGCTCTTAcccttattttttatatttattattgtttcatattttaattatattttatattgtgtatttgatttataattgttaatttttaaatacaatttaaTTCACTcccttcttgtgttagtcatttggacAACACATCAATTGATCCCAAAAATCTCAAAGGTACAACTCTGTACACGCTCTCTCTACTACCCAAGAAACCACAGTCAAATAATCACATTCTATATCAATGAAAACATAGCCCAACTGCTGTCAGAATTTTAATCCCACTACAATTGCCCGAAGTTCAGCTTCATTGTTAGTGCAAGAACccaaaagttttgaaaaagtaaacAATAACACATTATGCTGCTGATAGCACATTCTTTCCCTTGAAACGATGTCAAATCCATCATAAGTGCGCAGTTTGGGGCTATTAGGTTGTTCCTTGTTCGTACAAGTACAATATAATACGCAAATTACAGGTAGAAAGCACATGCATATTTACAGTGTAGATGTAAATTGAAGTGAAAAAAAGTATAAGgtgaaaaattgaaaagctAATCAATGAAttataatctcaaaatatatgTAATTAAATTTACCTATAACCAACTTAGCACAAATGTAGAAGTGGTGCCTCTATAGTAGAAGATGAGGTGAACGATGAGGAATTAGGGTAGGTTTGGGGCCTAAGAtgagacaaaaaaattacatctctctcatttcatctcatcctatcttatttccaaacataattcaaatacaaaattttcgaactaatcattataactttttcaaactttcaaataattaaaaaaaaaaagctcaactttttcaaatctccaaataaaaattatattataaaactatattcttacaaCATTTTAACTTTACTCTCCAAACCAGCCCTCGGTGTTCTGACTATAGGTTGAATACCACGTTTTTTCGCGCTCGAAATCGGTAGCACCATCAGACATTGAAAGTGGCGTTGAAAATCTATTCACTGTTGGAGGAAGATATGTTGGCCCGAGAATACATGATGGGAGAAGAGGTAATGGAGCTTCAAAGTTGAAAACATGAATTGCTTGCCTAATTGAAGGCCTAAGGTTGCGATCAGGGTGAGCACACCACATCCCAACAATTATCAAGCGCTCCATTTGCTCCCCATCAAAGTCTCTGCCCAACCTTGAGTCAGCCGCTCCAAGCACCTCTCCTTTTCCATAAAGCTCCCAAACCCACTCCACCAAGGCAACTTGATCTTCAGGGGCCTTGGGGTTGATTGGTTTCCTTCCACAAGCTATCTCTAGAGCTACAATTCCAAAACTGTACACATCTGATTCCTTACTTGCCTTGCCAATGATGACACATTCGGGAGCCATGTAGCCAAAGGTGCCGGCCAAAACAGTAGTTTGTGACCCTTTGGCATGGTCCACAAGCCTAGCTAGGCCAAAATCCCCAAGTTTAGCATTGAAGTTTGAATCAAGCATAATGTTGCTTGATTTTATGTCCCTATGAACCACACATTGTTCCCATCCTTCATGCAGGTAAAGCAAGGAAGATGCCAAGCCTTGAGCTATTTTGTACCTTGCTTCCCATATCAATaacctttcttctttaaaaagaTGAGAATCTAAGCTTCCATTCGGCATAAACTCATAGACAAGTAGGAGTTCTCTTCTTTCGTGGCACCAACCAATGAGTTGTACCAAATTCCTATGTCTCAATCGACTGGTAATTTTTACTTCTGCTGCATACTCCTTCATCCCCTGCTTAGATCCTTTTGATACCCTTTTAATAGCAACAAAGAAATTGGAGTCCCTTAAAAATCCTTTATAAACGCCACCAAATCCTCCCTGGCCTAGCTTTTCTTCATCACTAAAATTATTCGTGGCACGAGCTAATTCCTTGAATGAGAACCTTTTTGGCCCTGTTCCCTCTTGGAATTCGGCATCCATGTACTCAGCAAAGGCACGATCATCTTCTTTATCCCTCCCACTCCTCTTCCACAAGACCAACAGAACCGAAGCCAACCCAGCAACCAAAACCAATCCACCAGCACCCAAACCCACGCCTAATCCTAACTTATTGTTAGTTTTGTTAGTTTTGGTATCATCGATTACCAAACTGGAACTGAAATTCCACGAGCATATGGTATGCATTGCAGAAGAATTTCCTGTTGCGGCTGAGAATCCAAATGTCACTTTTTCGGGTAGGTGTTTTCTCAAGTCAACATTAAAAGAAAGGAACTGCCATACAGTGACATTGTTTTCAAGACCAGTATAGCTAACGCTCAAATTATAAGAAGTAGAATTATAACTAATCcaagcttcattttttttcccttctctaaTCGAGATACTACTCCACCACGACGCATTAGCAACAGATTCCATGGAATTGATGTCAATACCAACATGTTCGTCCTGCAGATCCCAATcatttttaaagatatcaaaCTCCACTGCGACAAAATCATTTGTCGTCGAGTTTAGTGCCAGACCAGAGGAAGTAAGACCCAAGGTCCCACCACTATATGTTGTATCGAGAATCTGTGAATCAACAGGTGCTAGGAAGAACGCAAGCCCGTCTGCATATGCAGTTTTATTTGGCGTGGTGGCAGCGatgacaaaagaaaaatgggtaGTGAAATCTGCGAGGTTTTTTGAGGCATTGTCCCAAAGGTGCATTGGACTGTGATATGTAGCACGACCCACGGTCCATGGTTGGTCCCGAATGGCGGTGAGTTGGATAACTTTGTTTTCGGCGAAAGCTCTCTCATatgatatgtttttatcttgagaATTGAAACTGGGGAAGTTGAAGGATGTGGTACTTGTAAAAGGGAATACAAGTGAGAAGAGATTGGAGAGCATTAAGAGATAAAAGTGGACTGGGGGATATGGAAACAGGAAATGTTTGATTTTCATGAAGTTGAAGCCAACCACGATCGGAGCAAGGAAGGAGGCAGGAATTGAGATATTCCAAACTGTAatttgaatggaaaaagaaatggaattgCTTTTAAGCTTCCCAAAAGACTTCTTTCAGCTCGTAAAAATGAGTGGCTCTACAGAGTACAGGCTACACCCACATATGGATCCGACTGGGATGCCGTTGTTGAC from Carya illinoinensis cultivar Pawnee chromosome 6, C.illinoinensisPawnee_v1, whole genome shotgun sequence includes:
- the LOC122312981 gene encoding L-type lectin-domain containing receptor kinase IX.1-like — encoded protein: MKIKHFLFPYPPVHFYLLMLSNLFSLVFPFTSTTSFNFPSFNSQDKNISYERAFAENKVIQLTAIRDQPWTVGRATYHSPMHLWDNASKNLADFTTHFSFVIAATTPNKTAYADGLAFFLAPVDSQILDTTYSGGTLGLTSSGLALNSTTNDFVAVEFDIFKNDWDLQDEHVGIDINSMESVANASWWSSISIREGKKNEAWISYNSTSYNLSVSYTGLENNVTVWQFLSFNVDLRKHLPEKVTFGFSAATGNSSAMHTICSWNFSSSLVIDDTKTNKTNNKLGLGVGLGAGGLVLVAGLASVLLVLWKRSGRDKEDDRAFAEYMDAEFQEGTGPKRFSFKELARATNNFSDEEKLGQGGFGGVYKGFLRDSNFFVAIKRVSKGSKQGMKEYAAEVKITSRLRHRNLVQLIGWCHERRELLLVYEFMPNGSLDSHLFKEERLLIWEARYKIAQGLASSLLYLHEGWEQCVVHRDIKSSNIMLDSNFNAKLGDFGLARLVDHAKGSQTTVLAGTFGYMAPECVIIGKASKESDVYSFGIVALEIACGRKPINPKAPEDQVALVEWVWELYGKGEVLGAADSRLGRDFDGEQMERLIIVGMWCAHPDRNLRPSIRQAIHVFNFEAPLPLLPSCILGPTYLPPTVNRFSTPLSMSDGATDFEREKTWYSTYSQNTEGWFGE